A stretch of Halomonas elongata DSM 2581 DNA encodes these proteins:
- the phnC gene encoding phosphonate ABC transporter ATP-binding protein, producing MLEISQLTKRYGQDDPVLTGLDLTVEGNSVVAIVGASGAGKSTMLRCINRLVEPTSGSIKLNGHELVGLKGAELRRARRRIGMVFQGFNLIDRLSVMENVLAGRLGYVSLFQAVTRRYPQADIERAFQLMERVDIAHYANKRADELSGGERQRVGVVRALMQEPEVLLADEPTASLDPRTSEQIMMLLQSLASELSLPVLINIHNVSQAKTYTERIVGLRHGKMIFDGRPADFTSDALAAIYGGIEAAQDEPPAPPATTRKHEAPHEPF from the coding sequence ATGCTCGAGATTTCCCAGCTGACCAAACGCTACGGTCAGGACGACCCGGTGCTCACCGGCCTGGACCTGACGGTTGAAGGCAACAGCGTGGTTGCCATCGTCGGCGCGTCCGGTGCCGGCAAGAGCACCATGCTGCGCTGTATCAATCGCCTCGTCGAACCGACATCCGGCTCGATCAAGCTCAACGGCCATGAGCTGGTCGGCCTGAAGGGCGCCGAACTCAGGCGCGCCCGGCGCCGCATCGGCATGGTCTTCCAGGGCTTCAATCTCATCGATCGTCTCAGCGTGATGGAGAATGTGCTCGCCGGACGCCTGGGCTACGTAAGCCTCTTCCAGGCCGTGACCCGACGCTACCCCCAAGCGGATATCGAACGGGCCTTCCAGCTCATGGAAAGAGTCGACATTGCTCACTACGCCAACAAGCGAGCCGACGAGCTCTCCGGTGGGGAGCGCCAACGTGTCGGCGTGGTCCGCGCCCTGATGCAGGAGCCCGAGGTACTGCTGGCCGACGAGCCTACCGCCTCGCTCGACCCACGCACCTCCGAACAGATCATGATGCTGCTGCAGAGCCTGGCCAGCGAGTTGTCGCTGCCGGTCCTGATCAACATTCACAACGTCTCGCAGGCCAAAACCTATACCGAACGCATCGTCGGTCTCCGCCACGGCAAGATGATCTTCGATGGCCGGCCGGCCGATTTCACCAGCGACGCTCTCGCCGCCATATATGGCGGCATCGAGGCCGCCCAGGACGAGCCTCCTGCCCCGCCAGCGACGACACGCAAGCACGAGGCGCCCCATGAACCGTTCTGA
- the phnE gene encoding phosphonate ABC transporter, permease protein PhnE, whose protein sequence is MNRSDTPHTWRKPPFIANPLLRYGILAVTATYLVWAFATLPFNWQRIAEGLPRSARIFGGGFPPDFSRADLLLTGFVESLQIAILATLLGVALSIPFAIMAARNIAPLPVYLLGRAVIIVSRSFHPVIVAILFVAAVGFGPLAGILTLTLYSIGFVGKLLAEEIEEIDWGQVEAIRAAGAGYLATLIYAVFPQILPRQVGLSMYQLDSNLRASAVVGIVGAGGIGSTLMNAFGRYDYDFAFAILLVIIAVILVSEGISGWVRKRLW, encoded by the coding sequence ATGAACCGTTCTGACACGCCGCATACCTGGCGCAAGCCACCGTTCATCGCCAACCCGCTGCTGCGCTACGGCATCCTGGCCGTTACCGCGACCTATCTCGTCTGGGCCTTCGCCACCCTGCCGTTCAACTGGCAACGCATCGCCGAAGGCCTGCCCCGTTCCGCGCGTATCTTCGGCGGCGGCTTCCCGCCGGACTTCTCGCGTGCCGACCTGCTGTTGACCGGCTTCGTCGAGAGCCTGCAGATCGCCATCCTGGCCACCCTGCTCGGGGTCGCCCTGTCGATCCCCTTCGCCATCATGGCGGCACGCAATATCGCCCCGCTACCCGTCTACCTGCTGGGTCGGGCGGTGATCATCGTATCGCGCAGCTTCCATCCGGTGATCGTGGCAATCCTGTTCGTCGCTGCCGTGGGCTTCGGCCCTCTCGCCGGCATTCTGACCCTGACGCTCTACTCCATCGGTTTCGTCGGCAAGCTGCTCGCCGAGGAAATCGAGGAGATCGACTGGGGACAGGTGGAAGCCATTCGCGCCGCCGGGGCCGGCTATCTGGCCACCCTGATCTATGCCGTCTTTCCGCAGATCCTGCCACGCCAGGTGGGGCTGTCGATGTATCAGCTCGACAGCAATCTGCGTGCCTCCGCCGTGGTCGGCATCGTCGGCGCCGGCGGGATCGGCAGTACCTTGATGAATGCCTTCGGGCGCTACGACTACGATTTCGCCTTCGCCATCCTGCTGGTCATCATCGCCGTGATCCTGGTCAGTGAAGGCATCAGTGGCTGGGTGAGGAAACGTCTATGGTAG
- the phnE gene encoding phosphonate ABC transporter, permease protein PhnE, with product MVEEQAEHPADRIWRRHDRRQRLIRYAVVLTVTMAVVWAVHDIDIFWPWVWDAPNQISSLGARMWPPDPTRLGAIVAAMLETVHIATLATMLTVFIALPVSYIAAQNTTPNRACLWLGRFILVASRSVNTIIWALLFVAIFGPGVLAGILAIMFRSVGFIGKLMGEAIEEIDRRPVEAMEATGASKAKVIVYAVVPQVMPAFFAILILRWDINIRESTVLGLVGAGGIGVILQGAIDTFAWPTVATILVAIIVLVLLGEALTSLLRRKVL from the coding sequence ATGGTAGAAGAACAAGCAGAACACCCCGCCGACCGTATTTGGCGCCGCCATGATCGCCGCCAGCGACTGATCCGCTATGCCGTCGTCCTGACCGTGACGATGGCAGTGGTCTGGGCGGTCCATGACATCGACATCTTCTGGCCCTGGGTCTGGGATGCCCCTAACCAGATCTCGAGCCTGGGGGCACGCATGTGGCCCCCCGACCCGACACGGCTTGGCGCAATCGTCGCGGCCATGCTGGAAACCGTACACATCGCGACCCTGGCCACCATGCTGACCGTCTTCATCGCCTTGCCGGTCTCCTACATTGCGGCCCAGAACACGACACCCAATCGTGCCTGCCTGTGGCTCGGCCGCTTCATCCTGGTGGCCAGCCGCTCCGTCAACACCATCATCTGGGCCTTGCTGTTCGTGGCCATCTTCGGCCCCGGCGTGCTGGCCGGCATCCTCGCCATCATGTTTCGCTCGGTGGGATTCATCGGCAAGCTGATGGGCGAAGCCATCGAGGAGATCGACCGCCGCCCGGTGGAAGCCATGGAAGCCACCGGGGCCTCCAAGGCCAAGGTCATCGTCTACGCGGTGGTGCCCCAGGTCATGCCGGCCTTCTTCGCCATCCTCATCCTGCGCTGGGACATCAACATCCGCGAGTCCACGGTGCTGGGCCTGGTCGGTGCCGGCGGTATCGGCGTGATCCTCCAGGGCGCCATCGACACCTTCGCCTGGCCTACCGTGGCCACCATTCTCGTCGCCATCATCGTCCTGGTACTGCTCGGTGAGGCATTGACCAGCCTGCTGCGGCGCAAGGTGCTTTAG
- a CDS encoding endonuclease/exonuclease/phosphatase family protein — protein MLSIVIATLAILLLGITILARLPVHWWWIRSCEFPRLQIATLALLTLLFAPFSEAPWRWLIVSSSLVTLVVQACYILPWTRLWPVQVQRAEPGHDERCLRLLIANVLTPNRNAEGLIELIRRHSPDIVLTLESDDWWGQQLDTALASQWPHAVRIPQDNLYGMHLYSRLPLVSPRVERLIQDDIPSISTGITLPCGDDIQLYAVHPRPPAPNESEESLWRDAELLLIGKRIHDAPVPTLVAGDLNDVAWSRTTRLFCRISGMLDPRRGRGMFSTFHAHYPVLRWPLDHVFSSEHFTLRDMQRLPGFGSDHFPILTTLCYRPSRADEHETPDADRDEHREAHATIREGKEREQET, from the coding sequence ATGCTGTCCATCGTCATCGCGACCCTCGCCATCCTGCTCCTGGGCATCACCATCCTGGCTCGTCTTCCAGTCCACTGGTGGTGGATACGCAGCTGCGAATTTCCGCGCCTGCAGATCGCCACCCTGGCACTGCTGACCCTGCTGTTCGCTCCCTTCAGCGAGGCGCCCTGGCGCTGGCTGATCGTCTCGAGCAGCCTGGTCACCCTGGTGGTCCAGGCCTGTTACATACTGCCGTGGACACGCCTCTGGCCCGTCCAGGTCCAGCGCGCCGAGCCCGGCCATGACGAACGCTGCCTGCGCCTGCTGATCGCCAATGTGCTGACGCCCAATCGCAACGCCGAAGGCCTGATCGAACTCATCCGCCGGCACTCGCCGGATATCGTCCTGACCCTCGAATCCGACGACTGGTGGGGGCAACAGCTCGACACCGCCCTGGCCAGCCAATGGCCTCACGCCGTTCGCATTCCTCAGGACAACCTTTACGGCATGCATCTCTATTCGCGACTGCCACTGGTATCGCCGCGCGTCGAACGCCTGATCCAGGACGACATTCCGTCCATCTCGACCGGCATCACGCTGCCCTGCGGGGACGACATCCAGCTCTACGCCGTTCACCCCCGCCCGCCGGCACCCAACGAAAGCGAGGAGTCACTGTGGCGCGACGCCGAACTCCTGCTGATCGGCAAGCGCATCCATGATGCCCCCGTCCCGACCCTCGTGGCCGGCGATCTCAACGACGTGGCCTGGTCGCGCACCACCCGACTCTTCTGCCGCATCAGCGGCATGCTCGATCCACGTCGCGGCCGCGGCATGTTCAGCACCTTCCATGCGCATTACCCGGTTCTGCGCTGGCCGCTAGACCATGTCTTCTCCAGCGAACATTTCACGCTGCGCGACATGCAACGCCTGCCGGGCTTCGGCTCGGACCATTTCCCGATACTCACCACGCTCTGTTACCGCCCTTCCCGCGCCGACGAACACGAGACGCCTGACGCCGACCGCGACGAACACCGGGAAGCACATGCCACGATACGTGAGGGAAAGGAGAGGGAGCAGGAAACCTAG
- the ppc gene encoding phosphoenolpyruvate carboxylase → MSHDLHESLRDNVRILGDSLGRTIADDLGQGFVDRIETIRGLAKRGRQGEADGRRELIEYLRQLPDSELLPVTRAFNQFLNLANIAEQHYRARFRRVEDYKPGSQPALGELLERARGEGHSPRKLVESLANMRVELVLTAHPTEVIRRTLIQKYDAIDDCLTAIESSADYPERGARAKGRLEELIGQAWHTDEIRHERPTPVDEAKWGFAVIENSLWQAVPDFHRDLDNLLLDTAGERLPLDAAPIRFASWMGGDRDGNPNVTSKVTREVLLLGRWMAADLYLRDLDQLKTELSMWKANSALRAEVGDVAEPYRELLKRLLARVEATRDWAKAQLDGKSYDGGPIIETRDQLYAPLLTCYRSLCDVGLDTIANGVLLDTLRRVAVFGVTLTKLDLRQEAGRHEQVMEELTDGLGLGHYREWDEEQRQEFLLAELASRRPLIPRRWECSAESREVLDTFQVAAGEHAEALGTYIISMAAQPSDVLAVALLMKEVGGDARLPIAPLFETLDDLNRAGDVIDRLLALPGYRELTGDRQEVMIGYSDSAKDAGQLAAAWAQYRAQEALVEVCRHHGVYLTLFHGRGGTVGRGGGPAHAAILSQPPGSVNGSLRVTEQGEMIRFKFGQPEIALRSMEIYACAVLEASLLPPPTPEPAWREEMDRLAEVAHGTYVSVVREDPDFVPYFRSVTPESALGRLPLGSRPAKRRQDGGVETLRAIPWIFAWTQTRLMLPAWLGSGEAFAKRLEDEGGLEVLRDMRDRWPFFGTYLEMLEMLLAKADVSIAAYYEHRLVDEPALEALGQRLRERFGRLHQVVLEILDQQELLENTPLIRQAVEVRNPYIDPLHGLQAELLQRNRDADGAISADLSRALMVTMAGIAAGLRNTG, encoded by the coding sequence ATGAGTCACGACCTGCACGAATCACTGCGCGACAATGTCCGAATCCTGGGTGACAGCTTGGGGCGCACCATTGCCGATGACCTGGGGCAGGGGTTCGTCGACCGTATCGAGACGATTCGCGGGCTCGCCAAGCGGGGACGCCAGGGGGAAGCCGATGGACGGCGCGAACTGATCGAGTACCTGCGACAGCTGCCCGACAGCGAGCTGCTGCCGGTGACGCGGGCCTTCAACCAGTTCCTCAACCTGGCCAACATCGCCGAGCAGCATTATCGCGCGCGTTTCCGCCGGGTCGAGGACTACAAGCCGGGCAGCCAGCCGGCACTGGGCGAACTGCTCGAACGTGCCCGCGGCGAAGGCCATTCGCCGCGCAAGCTGGTGGAGAGCCTGGCCAACATGCGTGTGGAACTGGTGCTCACCGCGCATCCCACCGAGGTCATCCGGCGTACCCTGATCCAGAAATACGACGCCATCGATGATTGCCTGACGGCCATCGAGTCCTCGGCGGACTATCCCGAGCGTGGTGCCCGGGCCAAGGGACGCCTGGAAGAGCTGATCGGCCAGGCCTGGCACACCGACGAGATTCGCCACGAGCGACCTACGCCGGTCGACGAGGCCAAGTGGGGCTTCGCGGTGATCGAGAACTCCCTGTGGCAGGCGGTACCGGATTTTCATCGCGACCTGGATAACCTGCTGCTCGATACCGCTGGCGAACGCTTGCCGCTGGACGCCGCACCGATCCGCTTCGCCTCCTGGATGGGGGGCGATCGCGACGGCAATCCCAACGTCACCTCCAAGGTGACCCGCGAAGTCCTGTTACTGGGGCGCTGGATGGCCGCCGATCTTTATCTGCGCGATCTCGATCAGCTCAAGACCGAGCTGTCGATGTGGAAGGCCAACAGCGCGCTCAGGGCCGAGGTCGGCGATGTCGCCGAGCCCTATCGGGAGCTGCTCAAGCGGCTGCTGGCGCGGGTCGAGGCGACCCGGGACTGGGCCAAGGCCCAGCTCGATGGCAAGAGCTACGATGGTGGCCCGATCATCGAGACCCGGGATCAGCTCTATGCGCCGTTGTTGACCTGCTATCGCTCGCTCTGCGATGTGGGGCTGGACACCATCGCCAATGGCGTGCTGCTCGACACCCTGCGCCGCGTGGCGGTATTCGGCGTGACACTGACCAAGCTCGACCTGCGCCAGGAGGCCGGGCGCCACGAACAGGTCATGGAAGAGCTCACCGACGGGCTGGGGCTCGGCCACTACCGCGAGTGGGATGAAGAACAGCGCCAGGAATTCCTGCTTGCCGAACTGGCCTCGCGCCGTCCCCTGATTCCCCGGCGCTGGGAGTGTTCCGCCGAGAGCCGCGAGGTGCTCGATACCTTCCAGGTAGCGGCCGGCGAACATGCCGAGGCGCTCGGCACTTACATCATCTCGATGGCCGCGCAGCCCTCGGACGTACTGGCCGTGGCGCTGTTGATGAAGGAGGTCGGCGGTGATGCCAGGCTGCCCATCGCGCCGCTGTTCGAGACTCTCGACGATCTCAATCGGGCGGGGGATGTCATCGACCGTCTGCTGGCGCTGCCCGGCTACCGCGAACTGACGGGCGACCGCCAGGAAGTGATGATCGGCTACTCGGACTCGGCCAAGGACGCCGGCCAACTGGCGGCTGCCTGGGCCCAGTATCGCGCCCAGGAGGCCCTGGTCGAGGTATGTCGGCACCACGGCGTCTACCTGACGCTGTTCCACGGTCGGGGCGGCACCGTGGGGCGTGGCGGTGGCCCGGCCCACGCCGCCATTCTCTCGCAGCCTCCCGGCTCGGTGAACGGCAGCCTGAGGGTGACCGAACAGGGTGAGATGATCCGCTTCAAGTTCGGTCAGCCCGAGATCGCCCTGCGTTCCATGGAGATCTATGCCTGCGCGGTCCTGGAAGCCTCGCTGCTGCCGCCGCCCACTCCGGAACCGGCCTGGCGGGAAGAGATGGATCGTCTGGCGGAAGTGGCGCATGGCACCTATGTGAGCGTGGTGCGCGAGGACCCCGACTTCGTGCCCTATTTCCGTTCGGTGACGCCCGAGAGTGCCCTGGGACGCTTGCCGCTCGGCTCGCGGCCGGCCAAGCGTCGCCAGGATGGTGGCGTGGAGACGCTGCGGGCGATTCCCTGGATCTTCGCCTGGACCCAGACTCGCCTGATGCTGCCGGCATGGCTGGGCAGCGGCGAGGCCTTCGCGAAACGTCTGGAAGACGAGGGTGGTCTGGAGGTGCTTCGCGACATGCGCGATCGCTGGCCCTTCTTCGGCACCTATCTGGAAATGCTGGAGATGTTGCTCGCCAAGGCCGATGTCAGCATTGCCGCCTATTACGAGCACCGCCTGGTGGACGAGCCGGCGCTGGAAGCGCTGGGGCAGCGGTTGCGCGAACGCTTCGGCCGCTTGCATCAGGTCGTGCTGGAGATACTCGACCAGCAGGAACTGCTCGAGAATACGCCGCTGATCCGTCAGGCCGTGGAGGTGCGCAACCCCTATATCGACCCGCTGCATGGTTTGCAGGCCGAGCTGCTGCAGCGTAACCGGGATGCCGACGGCGCCATCAGCGCCGACCTGTCACGGGCCTTGATGGTGACCATGGCCGGCATCGCCGCAGGGCTGCGCAACACCGGCTGA
- the mazG gene encoding nucleoside triphosphate pyrophosphohydrolase, producing the protein MSRQRYELDDLLTLMAVLRDPEQGCPWDVKQDWDSIVPHTLEEAYEVADAIERRAFDELPGELGDLLFQVIYYSQFGAEQGRFDFHDVVDVLTAKMLKRHPHVFPDGTLASRRENLSAAEVQTHQVHSRWEALKAEERDAREARSVLADVPLNLPALSRAAKLSKRAARVGFDWPDTRGVIDKLREELDEVAEALDAGDHEHVREEIGDLLFATVNLARTLDADPERCLRATNAKFERRFRHVESALAEEGVPLAEAGLPRMERHWQVAKQREVDQQDVCQQETTPTSSSEGESRS; encoded by the coding sequence ATGAGCCGGCAGCGCTACGAACTCGACGACCTGCTGACCCTGATGGCGGTGCTGCGTGATCCCGAGCAGGGCTGCCCCTGGGACGTCAAGCAGGACTGGGACAGCATCGTGCCGCATACGCTGGAGGAGGCGTATGAGGTGGCCGATGCCATCGAGCGTCGTGCCTTCGACGAGTTGCCCGGTGAACTCGGCGACCTGCTGTTCCAGGTGATCTACTATAGTCAGTTCGGCGCCGAGCAGGGGCGGTTCGACTTCCACGACGTGGTCGATGTGCTCACCGCCAAGATGCTCAAGCGCCATCCGCACGTCTTCCCTGACGGCACTCTGGCATCGCGTCGCGAGAACCTCAGTGCCGCCGAGGTGCAGACGCATCAGGTGCATTCCCGCTGGGAAGCGTTGAAGGCCGAGGAGCGCGATGCCCGCGAGGCTCGCTCGGTACTCGCCGACGTGCCGCTGAACCTGCCGGCGCTGTCCCGGGCCGCCAAGCTTTCCAAGCGTGCCGCCCGGGTCGGTTTCGACTGGCCCGATACCCGCGGGGTGATCGACAAGCTGCGCGAGGAACTCGACGAGGTCGCCGAAGCGCTGGATGCGGGGGATCACGAGCATGTCAGGGAGGAGATCGGCGATCTGCTGTTCGCCACCGTCAACCTGGCGCGTACCCTGGATGCCGACCCGGAACGCTGTCTGCGTGCCACCAACGCCAAGTTCGAGCGGCGTTTTCGCCATGTGGAGTCCGCGCTGGCCGAGGAGGGCGTGCCGCTCGCCGAGGCCGGGCTGCCGCGGATGGAACGACACTGGCAAGTCGCCAAGCAACGAGAAGTCGATCAACAAGACGTCTGTCAACAAGAAACCACGCCAACGTCATCGTCAGAAGGAGAGTCTCGATCATGA
- the relA gene encoding GTP diphosphokinase, with translation MVKVREDQPLDPDGRVDVGRWVERLEEDVKLRAPDEMRAACDIAQRLELESERPHKAWLKDGSSFRMGLEMADILGELRLDQPALEAAVLYRAVRERLLGLDEVEKRFGAEVAGLISGVLQMAAISTTQMPTQGLSQHDQQDNLRKMLVNMIDDVRVALIKIAERTCALRQVRDAPREKRLQVAREVFDIYAPLAHRLGIGHLKWELEDLSFRYLHEDDYKAIARQLAEKRLDRDRYIHDVVETLKSLMDAQGIQHQVDGRAKHIYSIWRKMKRKRIDFSQVHDIRAVRILVPDVSDCYAVLGIVHSRWHHVPNEFDDYIANPKKNGYQSLHTAVFGPEGKVLEIQIRTFAMHEEAELGVCAHWRYKGHDTSARSASYEEKIAWLRQVLEWQEEVGDFGDLREGLSSDVAPDRIYVFTPDGHVIDLPRVATPIDFAYRVHTEVGHRCRGAKVNGRIVPLTYQLHTGQQVEILTASKGGPSRDWLNPSLGYVCTSRARAKIQSWFKHQARDRNLEEGRALFEREMKRLDVEDMDLTRLANKVNYNGPDDMYAALGAGDLRIGQVLHQAQQLFGESDGQEQLDKLLAKPRRSADKGDSDITVLGVGNLKTSMANCCHPVPGEAIVGFITQGRGVTVHRQDCPNILQLQLDEPQRVIEVEWGERARTQYPVDMEVQAWDRAGLLRDVTAVLSHDRVNVLSVNTLTDTDDGIARMAITVEVDGLETLGRLFSRIQQLPNVIEVRRLRSGGKDSIKGGGKRGGKRS, from the coding sequence ATGGTTAAAGTGCGGGAAGACCAGCCGCTGGATCCCGATGGACGGGTCGATGTCGGCCGTTGGGTCGAACGCCTCGAGGAAGACGTCAAGCTGCGCGCGCCCGACGAGATGCGTGCGGCCTGCGATATCGCCCAGCGCCTGGAGCTGGAATCCGAACGCCCTCACAAGGCCTGGCTCAAGGACGGCTCGAGCTTTCGCATGGGGCTCGAGATGGCCGACATCCTGGGCGAGCTGCGTCTCGACCAGCCGGCGCTGGAGGCCGCGGTGCTGTACCGCGCCGTGCGTGAGCGGCTGCTCGGGCTGGATGAGGTCGAAAAGCGCTTCGGCGCAGAGGTCGCCGGGCTGATATCGGGCGTGCTGCAGATGGCGGCCATCAGTACGACCCAGATGCCGACCCAGGGGCTGAGCCAGCATGACCAGCAGGACAACCTGCGCAAGATGCTGGTCAACATGATCGATGACGTGCGGGTGGCGCTGATCAAGATCGCCGAGCGTACCTGTGCGCTGCGCCAGGTGCGCGATGCACCGCGGGAGAAACGCCTGCAGGTGGCCCGCGAGGTCTTCGATATCTATGCGCCGCTGGCGCACCGGCTGGGTATCGGCCATCTCAAGTGGGAACTCGAGGATCTGTCGTTCCGCTACCTGCACGAGGACGACTACAAGGCCATTGCCCGCCAACTGGCCGAGAAGCGCCTGGATCGCGACCGCTACATTCATGATGTGGTCGAGACGTTGAAGTCGTTGATGGATGCCCAGGGCATCCAGCATCAGGTCGATGGTCGTGCCAAGCACATCTACTCGATCTGGCGGAAGATGAAACGCAAGCGGATCGACTTCTCCCAGGTCCACGATATCCGCGCGGTGCGCATCCTGGTGCCCGATGTCAGCGACTGCTATGCGGTGCTCGGCATCGTGCATTCGCGCTGGCATCACGTGCCCAACGAATTCGACGACTATATCGCCAATCCCAAGAAGAATGGCTATCAGTCACTGCACACCGCGGTCTTCGGCCCGGAAGGCAAGGTGCTGGAGATCCAGATCCGCACCTTCGCCATGCATGAGGAGGCCGAGCTCGGGGTGTGCGCCCACTGGCGCTACAAGGGGCACGATACCAGTGCGCGCAGCGCCAGTTACGAGGAAAAGATCGCCTGGTTGCGCCAGGTGCTGGAATGGCAGGAGGAGGTCGGCGATTTCGGCGACCTGCGCGAGGGGCTCTCCAGCGATGTGGCGCCGGACCGCATCTACGTCTTCACGCCGGATGGCCACGTCATCGACCTGCCGCGCGTGGCGACGCCCATCGACTTCGCCTATCGGGTGCATACCGAGGTGGGGCATCGCTGCCGCGGTGCCAAGGTCAATGGACGCATCGTGCCCTTGACCTACCAGCTGCATACCGGCCAGCAGGTCGAGATCCTCACCGCCAGCAAGGGCGGGCCCAGCCGCGACTGGCTCAACCCCAGCCTCGGCTATGTCTGCACGTCGCGCGCCCGGGCCAAGATCCAGTCCTGGTTCAAGCATCAGGCGCGGGACCGCAACCTCGAGGAGGGCCGGGCACTCTTCGAGCGCGAGATGAAGCGTCTCGATGTGGAAGACATGGATCTCACCCGGCTGGCCAACAAGGTCAATTACAACGGCCCCGATGACATGTACGCCGCCCTGGGTGCCGGCGATCTGCGCATCGGTCAGGTCCTGCACCAGGCCCAGCAACTGTTCGGCGAAAGCGACGGCCAGGAGCAGCTCGACAAGCTGCTGGCCAAGCCCCGTCGCTCGGCGGACAAGGGCGACAGCGATATCACCGTGCTGGGCGTCGGCAATCTCAAGACCAGCATGGCCAACTGCTGCCATCCGGTGCCCGGCGAGGCCATCGTCGGCTTTATCACCCAGGGACGCGGGGTGACCGTGCATCGCCAGGACTGCCCGAACATCCTGCAGTTGCAACTCGATGAGCCCCAGCGGGTGATCGAGGTGGAATGGGGCGAACGGGCGCGCACCCAATATCCGGTGGACATGGAGGTTCAGGCCTGGGATCGCGCGGGGCTGTTGCGTGACGTGACCGCAGTGCTCAGCCATGATCGGGTCAACGTGCTGTCGGTCAATACCCTGACCGATACCGACGATGGCATCGCGCGCATGGCCATCACCGTGGAGGTCGATGGCCTGGAGACCCTGGGTCGGCTGTTCTCGCGCATTCAGCAGTTGCCCAATGTCATCGAGGTGCGTCGCCTGCGCTCTGGGGGCAAGGACTCGATCAAGGGTGGCGGCAAACGCGGAGGCAAGCGTTCATGA
- a CDS encoding TRAM domain-containing protein, producing the protein MTGLGKRRPARSRSGVSGLRERRQPASVERSAGSEGRRELVIQGLAHDGRGVARDVDGKTVFVEGALPGERVQASVHRRRKRFDEAHVSEVIAASASRVAPPCRHYGSCGGCDLQHLSLEAQRDHKREVLRELLARQGIELPGASSLLADAGEGYRRRARIGVRVDSNGQVRLGFRARHSHRLVDLDDCPVLLPALSSLLRPLREQVESLEAPRHVGHLELLASDGAVTLVVRQLREHVADQRRWRAFAEAQGLHLGAWLGRESPRFEWLTPPPALHCRLTAGRRTLVLGLEPSDFLQANEAVNQRMVDTALSWLAPALSPVAPGTRVLDLFAGIGNFSLPLATQGAEVSAVEGSTAMVERLAGNAARNQVAVTARQADLNDAEACRRLLATTAPEVLVLDPPRSGAEALCRQLVEHPVPWVLYISCDPATLARDAAWLVSAGYVVRRSAVADMFAHTSHLESMLLLEHPDSARRQQGASTDG; encoded by the coding sequence GTGACGGGACTCGGCAAGCGTCGGCCCGCACGGTCACGCTCCGGTGTCTCCGGTCTGCGGGAACGTCGACAGCCAGCGAGCGTCGAGCGTTCCGCCGGTTCGGAGGGCCGCCGGGAGCTGGTGATTCAGGGGCTGGCCCACGATGGCCGTGGCGTGGCGCGGGACGTCGACGGCAAGACCGTCTTCGTCGAGGGCGCGTTGCCCGGCGAACGTGTCCAGGCCAGCGTGCATCGCCGCCGCAAGCGCTTCGATGAAGCCCATGTGAGCGAGGTCATCGCGGCCTCGGCATCGCGTGTCGCGCCGCCCTGTCGGCACTACGGAAGTTGCGGCGGATGCGACCTGCAGCATCTGTCGCTCGAGGCGCAGCGCGATCACAAGCGCGAGGTGCTGCGCGAGCTGCTGGCGCGACAGGGCATCGAGCTGCCCGGAGCGAGCTCCCTGCTGGCCGATGCCGGCGAGGGATATCGTCGACGCGCCCGGATCGGGGTGCGTGTCGACAGCAACGGGCAGGTGCGCCTGGGGTTTCGGGCCCGGCACAGCCACCGGCTGGTGGACCTGGACGACTGCCCGGTGCTGCTGCCGGCGCTGTCGTCGCTGCTGCGTCCTCTGCGCGAGCAGGTCGAAAGCCTCGAGGCGCCGCGCCATGTCGGTCATCTGGAGCTGCTGGCCAGCGACGGCGCCGTGACCCTGGTCGTGCGCCAGTTGCGCGAGCATGTCGCCGATCAACGCCGCTGGCGGGCCTTCGCCGAGGCCCAGGGGTTGCATCTGGGGGCCTGGCTGGGTCGCGAGTCGCCTCGTTTCGAATGGTTGACACCTCCCCCCGCGCTGCATTGTCGGCTGACGGCGGGGCGACGTACGCTCGTCCTGGGACTCGAACCGAGCGATTTCCTGCAGGCCAACGAGGCCGTCAACCAGCGCATGGTCGATACCGCGCTGAGCTGGCTGGCGCCAGCGTTGTCGCCGGTGGCACCGGGAACGCGGGTGCTTGATCTATTCGCCGGTATTGGTAACTTCAGTCTGCCGCTGGCGACTCAGGGAGCCGAGGTCTCGGCGGTGGAGGGCAGTACGGCGATGGTCGAGCGCCTGGCAGGCAATGCGGCTCGCAACCAAGTGGCGGTGACGGCGCGCCAGGCCGATCTCAACGATGCCGAGGCCTGCCGGCGACTGCTGGCGACCACGGCACCCGAGGTGCTGGTTCTGGACCCGCCTCGCAGCGGGGCCGAGGCACTGTGCCGCCAACTGGTGGAACATCCCGTGCCTTGGGTGCTCTACATCTCCTGCGATCCGGCGACCCTGGCCCGGGACGCGGCCTGGCTCGTGTCCGCCGGTTACGTCGTCCGGCGCAGTGCGGTGGCCGACATGTTCGCCCATACCTCACATCTCGAATCCATGCTGCTGCTCGAGCATCCGGACTCGGCGCGGCGGCAGCAAGGAGCGTCAACCGATGGTTAA